One window from the genome of Bacteroidia bacterium encodes:
- the rplR gene encoding 50S ribosomal protein L18, which produces MILTKERRRERIKNRIRKVISGSATTPRLTVFRSNKQIYAQLIDDEQGKTLMAASSSEKGVKAKKMNKIEQAQLVGKAIAQKAVSAGIQSVVFDRNGYLYHGRVKSLAEAARESGLKF; this is translated from the coding sequence ATGATACTAACAAAAGAACGCAGAAGAGAAAGAATTAAAAACAGGATTCGTAAGGTGATTTCTGGCAGTGCCACTACACCAAGACTAACTGTTTTTAGAAGCAATAAGCAAATATATGCTCAGTTGATTGATGACGAGCAAGGAAAAACGTTGATGGCAGCATCTTCTTCTGAAAAAGGTGTAAAAGCGAAGAAAATGAACAAAATTGAGCAAGCTCAACTTGTTGGGAAAGCCATCGCACAAAAAGCTGTAAGTGCAGGCATTCAATCTGTAGTATTTGACCGTAATGGTTATTTATATCACGGAAGAGTGAAATCATTAGCAGAAGCAGCAAGAGAAAGCGGACTTAAATTTTAA